Sequence from the Armatimonadota bacterium genome:
AACAGTGAGTTTGTCGCCATGGATACACCGTTTGAAAATGGCGACGAGATCGTGTTCCTCCCACCGGTAGCCGGAGGGTGATGTGTTTCGAATAACCGACCAGCCGATCGATCCGCCGAATGCGCCCGGCCCGTCAGCTGGCGCGCAGGTCGTGTTCACTGGACTGGTCCGGAATCACAACGAGGGGCGCACAGTCGAGGCATTGGAATACGAAGCGTTCAACGAGCTGGCGGTCAAAGAGGGAGAGAAGATCTTGCAAGAAGTGCTGAAGCGGTTCGACGTTGAGTCCGTCCTCTGTGTTCATCGCGTCGGGAAACTGCAGATCGGCGACGTCGCAGTGTTGGTCGCGTGTTCGTCCGCGCACCGGCGCGCAGCGTTCGACGCTTGCCAGTACGTGATCGACGAAGTCAAAAAGCGAGTGCCGATCTGGAAAAAGGAGATCTACGAAGACGGCGAGTCGGAGTGGCTGAACGCGGCGGATGGGGCAAAATGCAGCCCTTGATACCGCTAGCCCGGAAGGTGCCGCGCTGACGCTCGCCGAGTTGGCTCCGTTCCTAGTGATGATCGCGGCTGTGGCGGCGCTTTATTCGTCGGTCGGCCACGGCGGCGCGTCGGGGTACATCGCCGTGCTAGGGTTCACCGCCCTCTCGGGAGTCGCCGTATCCTCGACCGCGCTGACAATGAACCTACTCGTCGCGGGCATCGCGCTGTTCGCCTATTCGCGGCAGGGGCATTTCCAGTGGCGGATCGTGTGGCCGTTCCTGATCACGTCGATCCCTGCGGCGTTCGTCGGCGGGCGATTCAAACTGGAGGAGGCGACTTACTTCCTCGTTCTGGCCGCAGTGCTGCTGTTCGCGGCGATCCGCTTGGTCATGCGGAAGAAGTCGGGGACAGAGGAGCGACCGATCCCTCTCGTTCCTGCGCTGGCGTTCGGTGTGGTGATCGGTTTGCTCTCGGGCGTTGTCGGGGTTGGTGGGGGGATATTCCTCAGTCCGTTGATCATTCTTCTCGGCTGGGCGGGTGCGAAGGAGACCGCCGCGGCCTCGGCGCTGTTCATTCTGGTCAACTCCGGAGCAGGAATCCTCGGCCGCGTCTCGACCGAGCAGTACGAGCCGTCGGTTTTCCTGCCGCACCTACTCCTCGCCGGCCTGGTCGGCGCCATCCTCGGCGCGACGATCGGCGCGAAAAAGCTGAAGCCGCTCACCGTGCAACGAGTTCTAGGCGCAGTTCTGTTCATCGCTTCGATGAAAATGGTCTACCAGTACGGGTTCGCGGTGTAACTGCCAACTGCCAACAGCCAACTGCCAACAAAATTGGCCCGCCGGCCAAGACGGGCCATCGGAGAGGGAACGCATTTGATGTTGCGCTTTCGGCAAACGGCTTGCGACCTGCCGTTCGCTTGACCCAGCTTATTCGCATTACTGCCGTTCTTTCGATTAAGCTTTCAGCAGGTTTTCCCCCTGCACCTCGCACTTAGCCCCTCGACCCTCGACCCTCGCACTTCGACCCTGTGTTTGCTGCATCTTCAACGCCGAGGTTTGACGGCGCGGGATTGGCGGGAGCGCTGCTCGGCGCGACGATCGGCGCGAAAAAGCTAAAGCCGCTCACCGTACAACGCGTGCTCGCCGCCGTCCTATTCATCGCTTCGATGAAGATGGTCTACCAGTACGGCTTCTCGCTTTGAGCTCGCTGCTGAGTGCCGTGGTGTGCGGCTCGTAATTTATCGCTCGAATTGCACTAGCTATCGTCGACTCGAGCGCCTATACTTCGTGCCCGAGGGATCGCGAATTTGGAGAACTTGACGGAAGACGGGGTGAATCTCCCAAGCGAGTCCTTGATCAACACTCGTTCGGCTCTTCAACAGCTCCGGTTTGTCAACGTAGCTATAATGCTGATATCCTCCATTCTCCTGCCTCCTAGCTGTAATGAACCCTATTTGAAATAGGAATTGTGCTATATTAATGGCGCTCGCATTACCGACAGAGCCGGATATTTTCACGTTGACATGTGTCAGTATCCTCTTCTCAATGAGTGTTATCAGTTCGTCAGTCTTGTAGTCTTCGGCCTGCTTCGCAAAGGCTGTGAGGATTTCTTCTATTTCAGGGCACATCGAGCGGAACTCAACAATCGTGTCACTGACGCGTCGCTCCCCAAACGATTCCAAGCACCTAGTGATGTCCTTGTACGTGATTGTCAAACTTTCCCTTCGACTAGCAAATTTTGCTGCCTCTTTGCAAAGCTCAATCAACCATCTAGGGCGCTGGCGACTGAGAGTGCCGAGCACGACATGTGGTGGTCTCGTCTGTTGTTCTCCGTCCGCAACTCCGCCCCACGGCATCTTGGGCTCAAACAACTCGGCGATGAGTTGCTCCTCATTCTGTTGCCTGCTCTTGTTCTGAAAATGTCCCAAGCCTTGATTCGTCCGCTTAAGATATCCCTTCAGCCTTTCGGCAAGAAGATTGCGAAGATCAACGGTCTGCCACGTGAGATCGACCATATATTGCTCCACATGGGACATTGCTTCAGCTTCCCTCTTAATGATGACCCAAATATTAGGCCGTATAGACGTTCGAATATGAAGTTCAGGAAGCAGATTCACGAGTTGGCGACATGCCGTCATCAAGGAGGCAATTTTTGCCTTCGAACTATCGGAGTTATCGTAGTTGAGATCTACATCGTCGATGAAGAGCCAGATCGGATAGTCGCGTGGAAATCGCTGGAGGACCCTGCTGGGCGATGGGATTCCCAATTTGCGCAGATCGAGTGAAAAGTCCTTCAATTTTGGCTTCGCGCGATCAAGGATTGTACTTACAAGATTTCGCGCTCTGAACCCGGCCCTCTCGGCTTCTTCAACGAGGCCAATGGCGTCATCGCCCAGCGCAAAGCCGATTCTGGTACCCACCTCCTGAGCTACACGCTCCAGTATCGAATGCTTCCAAGCCCGAACCCAATCATCAGGTGACTGAGTGTCAGGCGCCACCGCGATATTTGCAGCAGTCGTCACTATCCTCAGCGATGCAGGGTGGCTCTTTGCGATCGTTGATTCGGCTTCGCGAAGTATCGCTGACTTACCTTCACCTTTGTATGCGCGTGCGACAAGAAACTTATGCTCGTTGGATCCAAAAGAGGAGTAATCCGATCGTCGAAGAAAGTAGGCGTCGAAGACAGCTGCGTCCTCATCTTCGGCGGCCTCGTTTCCAAATAATGTTGAATCCTCCAAATCGAATGTCATGACTTTACGATACCAGAGCCTGAGCCTTGGCTCCGGCTTCATCGCTTGTTCGACACATATTGCTCGAGGGCGTGAGCGACCTGTTCGCAAACGCGGTCGAACCCACACCTTACACCCCTTGAGCCGGGAGGGACAGGGGGATCCTTCGTTGCTTCGACAAGCTCAGCACAGGCCTAGCTCAGGACAGGCCTTCGCCCTCGGGACGGATCCTTCGATGCTTCATCCGGCTCAGCACAGGCTGAGCTCAGGTTAACCGTCAGCCGCGCCCAGCTTCGATCTTTCTGGATCGACAGTATTAGAGTATGTGTAGTTTCTGACGTACCTTCGGTATGCTTGAATCATGGTCGTCAGCCATGACAGACGAGCACGGACAGTGACCTCATGAACAACTCCTCGATACTCGTTCTCGGTGCCACCGGAAAAACTGGTCGTCGAATCGTCCAGCGTCTTTCAGAGAAAGGCCATAAAGTGCGGAAGGGATCGCGGCAGTCTGACACGCCGTTCGACTGGGGCGATCAAAGCAACTGGGACGCCGTGCTCGATGGCGTTACGGCCGCGTACATAGTCTACGCACCCGACCTCGCCATCCCGGGGGCGACGGACTCCATCCGCGCCTTTGTCGACCAGGCCGTGAAGCAAGGCGTCCGACGCTTGGTGCTCTTGTCCGGTCGCGGCGAA
This genomic interval carries:
- a CDS encoding molybdenum cofactor biosynthesis protein MoaE, yielding MFRITDQPIDPPNAPGPSAGAQVVFTGLVRNHNEGRTVEALEYEAFNELAVKEGEKILQEVLKRFDVESVLCVHRVGKLQIGDVAVLVACSSAHRRAAFDACQYVIDEVKKRVPIWKKEIYEDGESEWLNAADGAKCSP
- a CDS encoding sulfite exporter TauE/SafE family protein — translated: MGQNAALDTASPEGAALTLAELAPFLVMIAAVAALYSSVGHGGASGYIAVLGFTALSGVAVSSTALTMNLLVAGIALFAYSRQGHFQWRIVWPFLITSIPAAFVGGRFKLEEATYFLVLAAVLLFAAIRLVMRKKSGTEERPIPLVPALAFGVVIGLLSGVVGVGGGIFLSPLIILLGWAGAKETAAASALFILVNSGAGILGRVSTEQYEPSVFLPHLLLAGLVGAILGATIGAKKLKPLTVQRVLGAVLFIASMKMVYQYGFAV